ttataatttcggcctgttctcgcacagtgtagggaaacctgactacctatattaataataccgtCCAAAACGGCATTCATTACGGCACTCAGGGACAGCTTCTATATACCAGACCTATaggataagatttaacagaactaaatattatatccaaacaagcctcagtgataaagttgaagattataatatttataaaaaacacttggctgtctgccatttctctctggaaacagccggttgcccCCAGAGGACCTgcatttggaccgggatggcacggttccggcgtATTGCCCTCtttactggacccaattcagtacatagatccaagacaGCAGctttaaggcccagacacacagaccagcggcagaaaaggcagttggactgatcagtctccccgagttggtcaaaaaagtgcctcggaacacacaaAAGCGAGGAGACGTCATGCGTCTCAATAGCAGCAGGcgccgctaatctgtattgtcgcccaaaaatgaaaaccagcagctgattggacgaacgcgtcacgtgggtctggtttctccggaaattcaaagagactgtcatggcggctcgttcagaatacgatctcatattgtactaaaatagttcaccgaaacgtgtttctgaaaacattttaagagagaaataggccgtgcagttgctgaatctgtcttcatttcagatcaacaaaggtcagtttagaagattttcgtcagattttgagagactctagtcacgctcatcccgctccccgtttccgggttagcactttTGAAATTCGgactgataacgaggacattaagggtaacgattgcgcgagagcttaacggctgtatttccagacttttgACATTTAATGACATATGCACcatattaaagacagatatttagttatgtacattgtgttctgcagttatctaatgctagggtatttgatgccatcctgtattccatggagtcgggccatctcctcctcctgtgctCCGTAACGGATgatgtgacggtgagacagcgccgattaaatattaagaacacatttttatttaagatttgagttggaggtgtttatggaacaattatcactcagtacaatcgcaaataacactgctggatttaatcttcatggtaaacgTGGACGATATGGAGTGAAAGagtgtgcgtgaggcatcaatacttgaaagtATTACGAGTAATtgttattcccacatttactttctgcagtctgacttcagttcaccacctcatattttcagccccgttttgtgcggatgccacgtttataaatgggACCCGaggtccttttacatgcacaaatggagagatgtcagagtgaagggggctgcgactgctggaTAGGCGCCCTGGGCGGTTGGGGgagttcggtgccttgctcaaggaggTGAACtcgcacctctccagctaccagtccacgcTCCGTACTTTGGTCCAAACGCCTCCTTGCCCCGCGGCGCGTACTTTAGGGCAgcggggcaaggaggcatttcattggttttTTTTCCAAGCGGACCGCGAGggcgaggcagtgattggtgggcgttgttacaggattacagcagctacaggcGACGGATGTTTGTCgttcctttttcagagcccagaagttatttattgctgtcggggtgtgaagaccatttcaaacaatatataaaaagtgtATACCGGAAAGAGtaaccaaccctgcctttaaaaaCCAAAACTGACACAAGGCATAAAACACAGTGCTACATTCACATCTTTCCTTATGAACTCCTCTAACTGTATGTACACGCTGGGTCCCACGCTGACAGCTAGTGGTTCTTTGCCTtgtccttcctcttcttctcttgGTATTCAAGGATCTTTCTGTGAAATATTCCTGCAAGACAGAAAGGACAGGAGCGTGAGTCAGTGCACCGTACCGACACCAAGTTGTTTTAACATGAGTTACCAACACTTAGTCACTTTTGATAGTAAAATATGAAATGCTTTTGAATGTGATAATTAGACAGTTAAAAGTTGACCAGACTTGAAATTTTAATAATTAAACTGTTCACTGTATTAAACTTTATTAAACGACCTCATCAAACTAATGCTAATGTCAATGATAAAGATGAGTTGTTCTTAGTGTATATGTTGTTCAAGCTAGGATTTTCACGTTGTATTGTTGAATGCTAACAAAGAGCAGTAGCCTTtacagggttttccctgccattataCGGCTTGGGCACACCGCCTAAATGTATTTGCGCCCCGCCTAAAagctgtttgtgtatgtatgtatgtatgtatgtgtgtgtgtgtgtgtgtgtgtgtgtgtgtgtgtgtgcgcctgtctgtgtgtgtgtgtgtgtgtgtctgtctgtctgtctgtgtgtctgtctttgtgtgtgtgtgtgtgtgtctgtgcgtctgtctgtctgtgtgtgtctgtctgtctgtctgtctgtctgtctgtctgtgtgtgtgtgtgtgtgtgcgtctgtctgtgtctgtctttgtgtgtgtgtgtgtgtgtgtctgtgcgtgtttgtgtgcgtctgtctgtctgtgtgtgtctgtctgtctgtctgtctgtgtgtgtgtgtgtgtgtgtgtgtgtgcgtctgtctgtgtgcgtctgtgtgtatgtgtgtgtgtgtgtgtgtgtgtgcgtgtttgtgtgtgtgtgcatctctgtctgtctgtctgtctgtctgtctgtctgtctgtgtgtgtgtgtgtgtgtgtgtgtgtgtgcgtctgtctgtgtgcgtctgtgtgtatgtgtgtgtgtgtgtgtgtgcgtgcgcgtgtttgtgtgtgtgcatctctgtctgtctgtgtgtgtgtgtgtgtgtgtgtgcgtgtgtgtgtgtgtgggtgggtgcgtgcgtctgtctgtgtgtgtctgtgcgtgtgtgtgtgtgtgtgtgcgtgtgtgtgtgtgtgtgtgcgtctgtctgtgtgtgtctgtgcgtgtgtgtttgtgtgtgtgtgcgtctgtgtgtgtgcgtctgtctgtctgtctgtgtgtgtgtgtgtgtgtgtgtgtgtgtgtgtgtgtgtgtgtgtgtgtgtgtgtgtgtgtgtgggtgcgtctgtctgtgtgtgtccgtgtgcgcgtgtagagctgtaatcgggccttaaaagttcggccccaCAAGCCCCGAGCctgacagaattcggcccgagccagacaagtacattttgattgacagctttttaaaatgcacacagctcttttgccttttgtcaagaatgagtcatttatacattttttaacataatttattcatgactaatgGAGGCTATAGGGCAcgtggaagttggaacaaagaaataaaagaagtcctccagaggccagcctccgtttcacctcctcagcatccattttcgcgctaatcAAAACGCATCACCAGaccgcaagcccgagcccgagcccgtgtaaaatgatagaaattaagatcgtgttcgggcaaagatcttcagctctgcgtgcgtctgtctgtgtgtgtgtgtgcgcgtgtgtgcgtgtgtgtgtgtcagtcctCACCTTGCTGCGGTCcagcctgctgctgctccacCTCCTGGATAAACAGGTCAAACATCTGCGTCTGGATGAACTTCTTGACAAAGTGTCGCGTTGTCTTGGAATCAATGGCCTTGTAGAAACTTCTCTTTTCAAACACCCCCTGCCCTCCAGCACGGCTGCATCTCACATACGAGGAGTAATGGCCGACTGTTTTCACAAAGAAGTGCAGGAAGGCTTCCGACACCACCCGGTTCATCTCCTCCACCGCTGAAAGAAAGGACCGGCAACATTCGTGGTGATAACACTACATTTCTGTTCCTAACTCATACACCGGTGTTTGATTTTGGTTGCAGTTTACTCACTTAATACTTTTTGTCTGTTACTTAGTTCCTCTAGTATTTCAGTTTGGAGCTTCGGGGGCAGAATAGAGCTTTCGTCACCAATCTGGAAAAGGAagattactatttaagacaaaaGTTTAAACTTggactagtctggatcaacgacagTTCAGTTCCCGGATAACCAGCGATGTGGGTTGCCGCTGTCTAACTCCTaatttccaccggttgcggaacggctccgtgctccgccgtccatcaatacccaccaggtccggatttgttgcggcacgtctgactgacagctgtagtcacgaggacccacgagatctcgcaaattcaagtagaatagaaccacaaaaccaacaacagttagtttccatccagaggagtagaggggaaactactctgagctgtgttttcaaggtgtagtgcagggagatatgatccgccgtgagcacgtggtattttactttgaaaattaaccggatttttattttgtttctgtgcttgacttcctgtcccgcactatctgccgtgtgctgaattgctgtggagctctccggcgtccggcaaaaatagaagctctgcgtatctgctccggagggctgcagaCCGCCAGAGCTGGGACGCAGTAGggacgcagccgttctgcagtcagtggaaatacacacattgactttaatggaaacctaatgactccgcggCCGTTCCGCAACCGTTCCACAGACGGTGGAAATCAGGAGTAACTTcgttctcttcgggaaacaccaaacttcgagctagaaagctacacgctgaaaatttggatggtgcaacaagccaggcctgcttggttctttcagggaatgattgtaaagatttacaaagaatatgtttacagcagttactctctaactgggaggttttgggactgattggtgggattgctgtggacgaagtacacacggagatacactggtaagagctaatgaggtttaaccatgtatcagctaatttaaatagctcacgttactgtattgtgtcaacagttaacttcatttaacccttgtgttgtcttcccgggtaaaaacaaaatcaaaaattaagccttttttttaacgttcttgccacttttttcaaggtttatgtttgtttttttgcggGGCTTTTTTCTTTACCACCGGattcaccactaacaccaacttattagtgttacacttattttttggaattcatgaccaataaacctcatttatatgaaatcaTACCTATTTTTTGAGTGCTGacagctgaaattatgaattattttgactaatagttaaaatCAGAGTAACATATGTTGAGAGAATCTCAGACTGGCATGTGTccaagtttagtcaggatactgtatTGAAacaatttcattttctttttttttttttcaaatgcaataacattaaataaaacaccccaaaataaatgaaagtacTCAAGTGATCATTAATTATACTCAAAAGAGTGTTTCTATGAAACCATTTGTGTAATGTTTgtgcaatttggttgaaagaaagccaaaattctgatatagaaactttgaaaacgggtcaaatttgacccgaggacagcAGGAGGGCGTTTTCTGGGGCTggatgcaaatgttccaccaaaacaacttcctccctgagactatttagcagagccaccatcgctgcgtctgcccaagacgattacGACTGGTATTGTCCTTCGTGTCCACGTGAAATTGCATCACATAGTACGCGAGGGTCACCCACCAGGCCAAtgcaaaaacatcaaatataAACTGAACGGGTCCCGGggacccgaaggacaacacaagggttaagaaatgtaaacaacccagagcgtttttctttcttcctcctatcccagaatgcatctgtggtgtagccagaccttagtccacagtgctgtggagatagagctggctaTACTAGACTAAACTTGGACTAAATGTTTCCTCTGAAATTCAAAAAGTAGAATCGATAACCAAAAGATTATTTAATCAATTTTTGTTGCGAGGACACTTACTGAAACGATAAATGTCTCCTTTTTATCCTCAGACAAGTCGACCAACAGCAGCTGTGTCACAGGAAGAAGGAAAAAGCAGAATAAGGAGTCCAgcaaacacacagatatatgttcatgttgtgagttgtatgttttgtattttgttaaaatatgaaaaataaaaaagttggtaATCACAGTGTTTGGTGTCTGGCGGCCCGCCACGgtaaaatttctgccgccacggtatcagaaatggggcagacgcacaacagggtttccgctatgtacaccACGCACTTCAGCCGTTTATGAAAattcataaagtcgtaattacacgactctgcagagccgtctgctctactgaactcgagcaaactgtcatccgctctctctcccctttagggtgagcaaaggaacagtgacaggacgtcatcactcgcaaagtcatggcaaccaaataaacaacacggcgagtactacttgtcactcaatcttaggcaaagtgacaaacagcgacgaaagccgcgacatgaaatcTGCACTCACGCGgttcccgtgaaatatgacagctacagtttatagGAAAATAGCACCGTGGACACTgaagttgatgaatttactgtttatcagacggaccccagatgagacaagaaactaacgttagcgaacgctgcggtaacggtccctctgcctctgactcccGTTGCAGGAGaacgctgtattcctccgacacgctgtagtaacgttactgatttaaaaccgttttaaaccgctcaaaaccaacatgagaaacgtagctagtaatgttcactcagcgttttgttgttaaactgtgtgtaaaatgaacGGTGACGTAAAatcaccctacggtaccgtctatttgctggatggtttcaaggtaaccGTCGGTAGCTAACATTTGCAGATAAGCCCGTACTTTGACGTTGAAAGAAattctagaggaaacactgcctTGTACAAATGAATGTCAAGTTTCGGTTGCTTATAGAGGTTTTTGTTGTGTTCTCCGTGACAACTCACATCACTCTGGTCGGTGACCTGGTCCAGCAGGCGCTTCTGGACTCCCAGCAGGTAGGGCGTGGGGGCCATCACTACGTCGATCAGGATCTCCGGAACGATGGAGATCAAGGTGTGCTGCCAGGTGAAGGGGTAGAGCAGGGCTGCTACTGCATGAATGACTTGGGATAATGtgctgtggagagagagagagagagagagagagagagagagagagagagagacgattTCAGAACTGATTCTAAACTAATTGTCCAGGTTTGATCGGCAGATTTGTTGAAACTAGGGCTGATGTGTTCTGGTCCGTTGGTTGATATGCTTGTGTTGCTGGTGTTACGCCACCTGCACACGATCCACGGTAAAACTGCTCTGGCTCGCTGGCCGTTCCACCGTTTTCCTACGGGGGAGAGCGGGGCTGTCCAAGTAGGCGCTCCCAGCGCTACCCTTGGCGTCGCGCACCGCTTGGAATTGCCACCGAGCTCTGCGCTCAAAGTTCTATTTATTTCAACCTAACAGTTATTTTCAGTATTGATGACTGTGCCAATTATTGTCCCGAATAATCATTTGACCGATGTCATTGTAATATAAAGAGCCCAAACACATCACATCTTTAAATTTCATTTTTTGTCTgatcaaaaatacaaaaatctgtTGACTGCAAATTGTTGACAGTGAAAAGCAGCGCATTCAAACattggagaagctggaaccagggGAAAAATACTTAAATGGTTAATTTATGGCTGCAACTAATACTAAAATAACTACATTTTCATTATTAAGCAAGCAATATTTTTGACAATGCGGATGTAAGACACGGATCTGAGTTTTGCCTAACCTTACTCAAACACCTCTGACACTGCTGGATTTCGGCTTTGTTTACTTCAGTAGTTATTGCAGCTCTCAGTCACTGTAAAGCCGTATTACGGAGTCAGATGATAAATTGGATGTTTTAACCATTCATTTTGACTGCAGTCATGTCATTTGGGAACTATCTTGGATTATGATTTCCTTTGATGCCAACACTGACTTTAAAGAAAAGCAAACCAAAGACTGTTTttcttaaaggtacactgtgtagtgtttgaagtattttatcagctaaaatcaatgtcttcattcataaatatgtcctcattggtgtaaaatgacctctgccaatgatctgacttatcctcgtaagcaaagaatttcttatctgtatttacattggacgtgcaagtccaaggaggcttccatgtcgtcccgccattttgaaaaactctaATCCCTGAGAGGGACATAgagcactagcctacctgtctagctaatccacaacgcgttttcGTTCAGAGTCAGCGTCAcatgactgaaaccagctgaaacggagaaggagatcagtgagaggtgCTTGTCACTgctccggcaaatttgaaagcctgcactgcactttagttcataatggaggatcatacttatgccgagccacttgagaaggaatcctcgtcgccaaaaaagcgaaaattggaagacatgttgtcatagcttcttggtcCATAGTGGCTACCGTAGctgcaacacgcatttgaaaaagcgaggtgctagagagcactattcgtttgaatgcaaaatacaatttcaccgctagacgggagaaattcctacacaatGTACCTTAAAGGATGCTCACAAGCTTAAGTGTTTCATTGGCTATGTTTGCTATGAGCTGTTGATTCGGTAATCTCTGTGTGAGAAACAAAAACTTGTGAGTGTGTGCCGTAAACTGTAAATGGTCACTGGTGTACGTTTAAATGATCTGTGCCACTTGTATCAAGCTAGAGCCACAGAGAAAGCTCGGGTCATCTTGCTGGACTCCACCCAGCGTTGCATGAATAAGCTTGCGGCGATCTCcgtggcatgtgtgtgtgtgtgtgtgtgtgtgtgtgtgtgtgtgtgtgtctgtgtgagtgtgtaatgTTACCCCAGTTCATCAGCGATGAAAACGATCCGTCTCTCCAAGATGGCGGAAGCAAACACCAGTAAAACCTCCGCGTCTGTCAGGCAGTCGAAGAGTGTGGCGAAGTTTACGTGCTCCAGCCAGGAATCCAACGGCCGGGTCAGACTGATGATCTAGGGGAGAGTCACCACTGTCACAAATAGGCATGGACCGGTTACCGCtttcaaggtataccgcggTTTAAAAAAGGTCTtggtttcaaaaccactaaaacTTTTCTGTCATAACGTTCCTAAGGTatcagggatgcaccaaatccaggattcggcttcggattaggccaaatattgggctttttgatggggttcggtttctgccggaATTGTTTTCCACTGAAccaaaccctacgcttgcactacgcgcgctacgctggtcgacgtaatgccggcgccgttgattacgggaaggtgtttacgtaggtggagcgttcaatgcagtaggctgtgagaaagtgaacatgaactcgtgagcagaaaaagtgtagtttggcagtactttcagtcaaaagaaggccattcaagtccagctacatgttcaatttacaatgctgattagtctggtggtggcgaggaccctaaactatacacaacatcaccgctgttacaacatctggtatgaaacatctggaagaatatgagttgtgcatgaaggaatctacagacagcagccaaaatgcagcaacttcaggtacggcaaaggaaggacagtcacagctaaaaactggtGTTAACCAGACGACCATTACCAGCTTATTACaatgctgtggacgttgtttacttcattaatgtgtttactgtgttaatggactgaggatgggagtaggattcggtattcggttttcGATTTgacagaatcttaaccagtggattcggtattcggccgaaccccagaaatctggattcggtgcatccctataaGGTATGAGCCGTTTTTTCATCAGtcttcaaggacagaaagtgcagtttagaaatccgACTCCCTGCCAGCGTGCAgtgtgtttcaaaataaaatacattgtgttcaatggaaaaaaagtttttttacccagacatttaaaaaaaaaagaatacattgAAATGCTGCCACCAagacaaaaagagaaatgaCTCTGTGGATGTGCATAGTCTTTTGTTACCGTATTTACTCAGTAAAGAAAGCACACACAGTTTGATGGCACAGATACCAGAACTCTACGTGGACTCTCAGGAGCAGAAGGAAAGAGTTTTGTTGACTGACCTCAGTGCCCGACTCAGGAATGAAGCTCTTAATCTCCACAGTGTTTCCCGGAGCGGGAAATGGAGCCTCCCTCAGCTTCTGCATGAATGGGTAGATCATCGCCATGGAGATCTGCCGCCGCTTCTCCACCTCGTCAaatatctgcacacacacatatagtatagattagagctgtcaatcttcctctatgataccattcaaatttctttcttttttttctttttttatattcgaATAATATTCGACCCCTGTACTGCACGGTTAGCTCCGTGaagttgtactaacgttactcggtacgtaacgttagctccgtgaagttgtactaacgttactcggtacgtaacgttagctccgtaatgttgtactaatgttactcggtacgtaacgttagctccgtgaagTTAGCTCCGTGaagttgtactaacgttactcggtacgtaacgttagctccgtgatgttgtactaatgttactcggtacgtaacgttagctccgtgaagTTAGCTCCGTGaagttgtactaacgttactcggtatgtaacgttagctccgtgatgttgtactaacgttactctgtacgtaacgttagctccgtgatgttgtactaacgttactcggtacgtaacgttagctctgtgaagttgtactaacgttactcggtacgtaacgttagctccgtgatgttgtactaacgttactctgtacgtaacgttagctccgtgatgttgtactaacagTATTGGTCGATCCCTACTATGAATCGCCagcaataagtgttttttttttttggacatggaACATAATCGTGTaacattgaacagtcaaacatTTATCATAAAAgttctaataataaaaaactattccaataaaaaaaaaaactagcagTATTTTCCTGTAAACTGAAATGTCTGATCTGCCTCAGTTCAACAGCAGCATCTACTGTACATATTACACCTTCTACGATCATGTTAAAGAAAGgaataacaaataaaagaaagatccacagaaaataggacatttctgtaaaacaatctgtgatatgtaacattattccagcattggtcaaaaaacagtaaatataggcctaataataaaaagaggaataaaaaaatgttaaaccaaatgttataaacattcaactaaatattgccCATTTGATTAGCTAATCACATTCTTTCAAAATGgtgattttgatttgaaaaacGATTAATTGCTCAGCCCTAATTTCAGTTTatattttaaagctatagtgcgtagtttctgtacgtaacgttagctccgtgatgttgtactaacgttactcggtacgtaacgttagctccgtgatgttgtactaatgttactcggtacgtaacgttagcttagaccCCAATGCTtggacctcacaatgccttgtgtttctcactcccgctaactTAATAAAACGTGACATGAGtgacacatgcgggtaggccaaggcgagaagagggagattagctaacattagccaacacatttataaaaaagtcacatttgaataataatttcagcattcaaatagtattaatttttt
The genomic region above belongs to Sander lucioperca isolate FBNREF2018 chromosome 12, SLUC_FBN_1.2, whole genome shotgun sequence and contains:
- the LOC116058448 gene encoding DENN domain-containing protein 2D isoform X2, with product MDKTSQQAQVKLEQQLSPNTRRSFNFSSLRIKKRHNSNEEGGFTRRRGLLSFSSVRETSRKEAVPDEDGASQHYCPQDLVKNTGEQPKANLTSDVAGKHTAIPSGHDEGGRQGALKRFSARFPSFRKGKRDKVKDVEPTEPLGPVVADNASRQHRYASGQYFFEYLVVVSLKKTKDGSSYEPQITYQFPKRDGMAKFQKEEEEKTLKALTLFCFPEGINWAPLTEYHSETFSFVLTEVDGSRRNGYCRRLLPGGKGARPPEAYCIISTLACFGLFSKIFDEVEKRRQISMAMIYPFMQKLREAPFPAPGNTVEIKSFIPESGTEIISLTRPLDSWLEHVNFATLFDCLTDAEVLLVFASAILERRIVFIADELGTLSQVIHAVAALLYPFTWQHTLISIVPEILIDVVMAPTPYLLGVQKRLLDQVTDQSDLLLVDLSEDKKETFIVSIGDESSILPPKLQTEILEELSNRQKVLTVEEMNRVVSEAFLHFFVKTVGHYSSYVRCSRAGGQGVFEKRSFYKAIDSKTTRHFVKKFIQTQMFDLFIQEVEQQQAGPQQGIFHRKILEYQEKKRKDKAKNH
- the LOC116058448 gene encoding DENN domain-containing protein 2D isoform X5; the encoded protein is MDKTSQQAQVMLEQQLSPNTRRSFNFSSLRIKKRHNSNEEGGFTRRRGLLSFSSVRETSRKEAVPDEDGASQHYCPQDLVKNTGEQPKANLTSDVAGKHTIPSGHDEGGRQGALKRFSARFPSFRKGKRDKVKDVEPTEPLGPVVADNASRQHRYASGQYFFEYLVVVSLKKTKDGSSYEPQITYQFPKRDGMAKFQKEEEEKTLKALTLFCFPEGINWAPLTEYHSETFSFVLTEVDGSRRNGYCRRLLPGGKGARPPEAYCIISTLACFGLFSKIFDEVEKRRQISMAMIYPFMQKLREAPFPAPGNTVEIKSFIPESGTEIISLTRPLDSWLEHVNFATLFDCLTDAEVLLVFASAILERRIVFIADELGTLSQVIHAVAALLYPFTWQHTLISIVPEILIDVVMAPTPYLLGVQKRLLDQVTDQSDLLLVDLSEDKKETFIVSIGDESSILPPKLQTEILEELSNRQKVLTVEEMNRVVSEAFLHFFVKTVGHYSSYVRCSRAGGQGVFEKRSFYKAIDSKTTRHFVKKFIQTQMFDLFIQEVEQQQAGPQQGIFHRKILEYQEKKRKDKAKNH
- the LOC116058448 gene encoding DENN domain-containing protein 2D isoform X6 codes for the protein MDKTSQQAQVMLEQQLSPNTRRSFNFSSLRIKKRHNSNEEGGFTRRRGLLSFSSVRETSRKEAVPDEDGASQHYCPQDLVKNTGEQPKANLTSDVAGKHTIPSGHDEGGRQGALKRFSARFPSFRKGKRDIKDVEPTEPLGPVVADNASRQHRYASGQYFFEYLVVVSLKKTKDGSSYEPQITYQFPKRDGMAKFQKEEEEKTLKALTLFCFPEGINWAPLTEYHSETFSFVLTEVDGSRRNGYCRRLLPGGKGARPPEAYCIISTLACFGLFSKIFDEVEKRRQISMAMIYPFMQKLREAPFPAPGNTVEIKSFIPESGTEIISLTRPLDSWLEHVNFATLFDCLTDAEVLLVFASAILERRIVFIADELGTLSQVIHAVAALLYPFTWQHTLISIVPEILIDVVMAPTPYLLGVQKRLLDQVTDQSDLLLVDLSEDKKETFIVSIGDESSILPPKLQTEILEELSNRQKVLTVEEMNRVVSEAFLHFFVKTVGHYSSYVRCSRAGGQGVFEKRSFYKAIDSKTTRHFVKKFIQTQMFDLFIQEVEQQQAGPQQGIFHRKILEYQEKKRKDKAKNH
- the LOC116058448 gene encoding DENN domain-containing protein 2D isoform X3, whose amino-acid sequence is MDKTSQQAQVLEQQLSPNTRRSFNFSSLRIKKRHNSNEEGGFTRRRGLLSFSSVRETSRKEAVPDEDGASQHYCPQDLVKNTGEQPKANLTSDVAGKHTAIPSGHDEGGRQGALKRFSARFPSFRKGKRDKVKDVEPTEPLGPVVADNASRQHRYASGQYFFEYLVVVSLKKTKDGSSYEPQITYQFPKRDGMAKFQKEEEEKTLKALTLFCFPEGINWAPLTEYHSETFSFVLTEVDGSRRNGYCRRLLPGGKGARPPEAYCIISTLACFGLFSKIFDEVEKRRQISMAMIYPFMQKLREAPFPAPGNTVEIKSFIPESGTEIISLTRPLDSWLEHVNFATLFDCLTDAEVLLVFASAILERRIVFIADELGTLSQVIHAVAALLYPFTWQHTLISIVPEILIDVVMAPTPYLLGVQKRLLDQVTDQSDLLLVDLSEDKKETFIVSIGDESSILPPKLQTEILEELSNRQKVLTVEEMNRVVSEAFLHFFVKTVGHYSSYVRCSRAGGQGVFEKRSFYKAIDSKTTRHFVKKFIQTQMFDLFIQEVEQQQAGPQQGIFHRKILEYQEKKRKDKAKNH
- the LOC116058448 gene encoding DENN domain-containing protein 2D isoform X4, with the protein product MDKTSQQAQVMLEQQLSPNTRRSFNFSSLRIKKRHNSNEEGGFTRRRGLLSFSSVRETSRKEAVPDEDGASQHYCPQDLVKNTGEQPKANLTSDVAGKHTAIPSGHDEGGRQGALKRFSARFPSFRKGKRDIKDVEPTEPLGPVVADNASRQHRYASGQYFFEYLVVVSLKKTKDGSSYEPQITYQFPKRDGMAKFQKEEEEKTLKALTLFCFPEGINWAPLTEYHSETFSFVLTEVDGSRRNGYCRRLLPGGKGARPPEAYCIISTLACFGLFSKIFDEVEKRRQISMAMIYPFMQKLREAPFPAPGNTVEIKSFIPESGTEIISLTRPLDSWLEHVNFATLFDCLTDAEVLLVFASAILERRIVFIADELGTLSQVIHAVAALLYPFTWQHTLISIVPEILIDVVMAPTPYLLGVQKRLLDQVTDQSDLLLVDLSEDKKETFIVSIGDESSILPPKLQTEILEELSNRQKVLTVEEMNRVVSEAFLHFFVKTVGHYSSYVRCSRAGGQGVFEKRSFYKAIDSKTTRHFVKKFIQTQMFDLFIQEVEQQQAGPQQGIFHRKILEYQEKKRKDKAKNH
- the LOC116058448 gene encoding DENN domain-containing protein 2D isoform X7 — encoded protein: MSETAIRRRKGPGLTNFMSRWSEQPKANLTSDVAGKHTAIPSGHDEGGRQGALKRFSARFPSFRKGKRDKVKDVEPTEPLGPVVADNASRQHRYASGQYFFEYLVVVSLKKTKDGSSYEPQITYQFPKRDGMAKFQKEEEEKTLKALTLFCFPEGINWAPLTEYHSETFSFVLTEVDGSRRNGYCRRLLPGGKGARPPEAYCIISTLACFGLFSKIFDEVEKRRQISMAMIYPFMQKLREAPFPAPGNTVEIKSFIPESGTEIISLTRPLDSWLEHVNFATLFDCLTDAEVLLVFASAILERRIVFIADELGTLSQVIHAVAALLYPFTWQHTLISIVPEILIDVVMAPTPYLLGVQKRLLDQVTDQSDLLLVDLSEDKKETFIVSIGDESSILPPKLQTEILEELSNRQKVLTVEEMNRVVSEAFLHFFVKTVGHYSSYVRCSRAGGQGVFEKRSFYKAIDSKTTRHFVKKFIQTQMFDLFIQEVEQQQAGPQQGIFHRKILEYQEKKRKDKAKNH